In Paracoccus aerodenitrificans, the following are encoded in one genomic region:
- a CDS encoding BufA1 family periplasmic bufferin-type metallophore: MNSKSLALSAAALAAASFAAHADDAMKTAEMEKCYGVAMAGENDCAAGAGTTCAGTSSVDYQGNAWSLVPAGTCMDLELPAMEDGMARMGSLEPIDRDLPDA; the protein is encoded by the coding sequence ATGAACTCCAAATCTCTTGCGCTGAGCGCCGCCGCCCTCGCTGCCGCATCTTTCGCAGCGCATGCTGACGATGCAATGAAAACCGCCGAGATGGAAAAATGCTATGGCGTGGCAATGGCCGGCGAAAACGATTGCGCCGCCGGGGCCGGCACGACCTGCGCAGGAACATCGAGCGTCGATTATCAGGGCAATGCGTGGTCGCTGGTCCCGGCAGGCACCTGCATGGATCTGGAGCTTCCCGCGATGGAAGACGGCATGGCCCGCATGGGCTCGCTTGAGCCGATTGACCGCGATCTGCCCGACGCCTGA
- a CDS encoding sigma factor, translating to MMDDVAVENLMRAALSGDADAYRRCLTELAPTLRRMAFAALPDDARHMAEDVVQETLLVIHMKRGSWDQSRPLMAWVRVILRHKAIDMLRRRKGGVHIPVEEMSETLPVPGGADPLAGYLLEQLLGRLSPRDAALIRAHALQGKDDAEIRAAFSLSPGAMRVALHRALGRLRAVAQKESEG from the coding sequence ATGATGGACGACGTTGCGGTTGAGAACCTGATGCGTGCGGCCTTGTCGGGGGACGCGGATGCCTATCGACGCTGCCTGACAGAGTTGGCACCGACTCTTCGGCGCATGGCCTTTGCGGCCCTGCCTGATGACGCACGTCATATGGCCGAGGATGTCGTGCAGGAAACGCTGCTTGTCATACATATGAAACGAGGAAGCTGGGATCAGAGCCGTCCGCTGATGGCGTGGGTGAGGGTGATCTTGCGGCATAAGGCGATAGACATGCTTCGGCGCAGGAAAGGCGGGGTGCATATCCCGGTTGAGGAAATGTCGGAAACCCTGCCTGTCCCCGGTGGGGCTGATCCGTTGGCGGGATATCTGCTGGAACAGTTGCTGGGCCGGCTGAGCCCGCGCGACGCAGCGCTGATCCGTGCCCATGCCCTGCAGGGCAAGGACGATGCCGAAATCCGTGCGGCGTTCAGCCTGAGTCCCGGCGCGATGCGGGTCGCCCTGCATCGTGCACTCGGGCGGTTGCGTGCAGTCGCGCAGAAAGAGAGTGAAGGATGA
- a CDS encoding DUF1109 domain-containing protein, producing MKTEELIAALAADPNINRPLTGMRMALGGLLSVVLLLGFWHLRADFPQVLSKPLVLAKFVLPLSVVLVAWRLKSRPYGLLLLWPLWLPVLAAAGLFLLTMPDEGLAAAILGSSWRTCLASIPFLALPIGVGAFVALRRIVVTAPERDGLIAGLTAGAFAAAIYALHCNEDAPAFYTVWYSAGILICGIVGRYTGRHVLGV from the coding sequence ATGAAGACCGAAGAACTGATCGCCGCGCTTGCCGCCGATCCGAATATCAACCGCCCTTTGACGGGCATGCGCATGGCTCTCGGCGGCTTGCTGTCGGTCGTGCTGTTGCTGGGTTTCTGGCATCTGCGTGCCGATTTTCCTCAGGTTCTTTCCAAGCCTCTGGTGTTGGCGAAATTTGTCCTGCCGCTCAGTGTCGTACTGGTTGCATGGAGGCTGAAATCGCGGCCCTACGGGTTACTGCTCTTATGGCCGCTATGGCTGCCTGTACTCGCTGCGGCGGGGCTTTTTCTTCTTACCATGCCGGATGAGGGGCTTGCCGCCGCCATCCTCGGTTCATCATGGAGAACATGTCTTGCCTCGATCCCGTTTCTGGCGCTGCCGATAGGGGTCGGTGCGTTCGTCGCACTCCGCCGGATCGTCGTCACCGCTCCAGAGCGGGACGGGCTGATCGCCGGATTGACCGCCGGGGCGTTCGCGGCGGCCATCTATGCGCTGCATTGCAACGAGGATGCACCCGCTTTCTATACGGTCTGGTACTCTGCCGGAATTCTGATCTGTGGAATTGTCGGCAGGTATACGGGGCGTCATGTTCTGGGCGTATAG
- the rpmC gene encoding 50S ribosomal protein L29, which produces MKAQELKDKTPEQLNEQLVSLKKEAFNLRFQQATGQLESTARMRAVRRDVARVKTVLNQKAADAASSK; this is translated from the coding sequence ATGAAAGCGCAGGAACTGAAAGACAAGACGCCCGAGCAGCTGAATGAGCAGCTCGTGTCGCTGAAAAAGGAAGCGTTCAACCTTCGCTTCCAGCAGGCTACCGGCCAGCTTGAATCCACCGCCCGTATGCGTGCCGTGCGCCGCGACGTTGCGCGTGTGAAAACCGTTCTGAACCAGAAAGCGGCAGATGCCGCGTCGTCGAAGTAA